Proteins from one Mesotoga infera genomic window:
- a CDS encoding DUF2461 domain-containing protein: MDKFNGFTRATLDFLVDLGKNNNRAWMEANRERYREVLLDPFKALVTELGPFMEELDPFLETRPQVGKTISRISRDARRNRGKAPYRTNMWFTFKVPSPDWKDSPGFFFELFPDSYRYGMGFYFPSRETMRKLIFELEENTRVFMEKTAILREGHFLIMGEKYKRPRKKENVPGELLVWYQMKDFYISVERGMDELLFSGEFSNLLKSEFKALKPLYEYFWEIRMKKE, encoded by the coding sequence ATGGATAAGTTCAACGGTTTTACCCGGGCAACCCTCGATTTTCTCGTAGATCTTGGGAAGAACAACAACAGAGCCTGGATGGAGGCTAACAGAGAGAGATACAGGGAGGTTCTTCTTGACCCTTTCAAGGCTCTTGTGACCGAGCTTGGACCCTTTATGGAGGAGCTTGATCCATTTCTGGAGACGAGACCGCAGGTGGGAAAAACCATAAGCCGGATAAGTCGCGACGCCAGGAGAAACAGAGGGAAGGCTCCGTACAGAACCAATATGTGGTTTACCTTCAAAGTGCCATCTCCCGACTGGAAGGACTCGCCAGGCTTTTTCTTCGAGCTCTTTCCCGACAGTTACCGTTACGGAATGGGCTTTTATTTTCCGTCGCGCGAGACCATGAGAAAGTTGATTTTTGAACTGGAAGAGAATACCAGAGTCTTTATGGAAAAGACGGCGATTCTACGTGAAGGCCATTTCTTGATTATGGGAGAGAAGTATAAAAGACCCAGAAAAAAGGAAAATGTTCCCGGTGAACTGCTGGTCTGGTACCAGATGAAAGACTTCTATATCTCAGTAGAGAGAGGTATGGACGAATTGCTCTTTTCTGGCGAATTTTCCAACCTTCTCAAGAGCGAATTCAAGGCGCTGAAGCCCCTGTACGAATACTTCTGGGAGATCCGGATGAAGAAAGAGTGA
- a CDS encoding PHP domain-containing protein, with protein sequence MIDIHNHTIFSDGKDSMADVIQAAVERELKVVGISDHFDPYLLRQDVCLQPEGVNSYLREIERLKGSYPITVLSGLELGLQSTGISWPVGDFDYYIYSVHTVPGFPDLRDMEDPWDIYLEEAAMAVELIDKPGFLGHLDFLRRHIPGSKPPSPGELMDILLKQIIACNVGLEFNTSGWMYRLGDPTPQPWVIERYLELGGRLITIGSDSHRAISVGKYNSDALNLLRKLGVSEIFYAVKDRYMSIPI encoded by the coding sequence ATGATAGATATACATAACCATACAATTTTCTCCGATGGAAAAGACAGCATGGCCGACGTTATACAGGCGGCTGTTGAGAGAGAGCTGAAGGTCGTAGGAATCTCCGATCACTTCGATCCCTATCTGTTGAGACAGGATGTCTGCCTTCAACCAGAGGGGGTGAACAGCTATCTTAGAGAAATAGAACGCCTCAAAGGTAGCTATCCGATAACCGTTCTCTCCGGTCTTGAACTGGGATTGCAGTCAACTGGGATTTCGTGGCCGGTAGGTGATTTCGATTATTACATCTATTCGGTCCACACAGTTCCCGGTTTTCCCGATCTGAGAGATATGGAAGATCCATGGGACATATACCTCGAAGAGGCGGCCATGGCTGTGGAGCTTATAGATAAACCGGGTTTCCTGGGCCATCTTGACTTTCTGAGAAGACACATCCCCGGTTCGAAACCCCCCAGTCCGGGCGAGCTGATGGATATACTTTTAAAACAGATCATAGCCTGCAACGTGGGATTGGAGTTCAACACGTCGGGCTGGATGTACAGACTGGGCGATCCTACTCCCCAGCCGTGGGTTATCGAAAGGTATCTCGAACTTGGGGGAAGGCTGATAACAATCGGTTCGGACTCTCACAGGGCCATAAGTGTAGGAAAGTACAACAGCGATGCGTTGAATCTCTTGCGAAAACTGGGGGTAAGTGAGATCTTCTACGCTGTTAAGGACAGGTACATGTCGATACCCATCTAG
- a CDS encoding tyrosine-type recombinase/integrase has product MDFDEAIDRFKDNMEFVRNMSSNTVESYLTDLQHFKKYLLDHDLDYTQVKRRQIEAFVKELSQGRYSTRKPSPSTVSRNLSTIRSFYTFLYISGVVPKVPTELIKNPKSRRRIPDYLSYDDVQKILASFKPTNLGRRNKAIVASMYFCGLRVSEVCHLTLSDLRLGENPAIRVQSGKGNRDREVPVNEQMQSIILEYLEIRPTFPNSENEEHLFIGTRGGPTSRKLIPKMLNTHVKGVFPERKVNPHLFRHSFATHLLQKGASIKTVQELLGHVNLATTSIYLHITDKEKREAVELLSD; this is encoded by the coding sequence GTGGATTTCGATGAAGCCATAGACAGGTTCAAAGACAACATGGAGTTCGTAAGGAATATGTCTTCAAACACCGTAGAATCTTATCTCACCGACCTTCAACACTTCAAGAAGTATCTTCTCGACCACGACCTGGATTACACACAGGTGAAGCGCAGGCAGATCGAAGCCTTCGTGAAGGAACTCTCCCAAGGAAGATACTCTACCAGAAAGCCCTCGCCCTCGACAGTTTCAAGGAACTTATCGACCATACGTTCCTTCTATACTTTTCTCTACATAAGCGGAGTGGTTCCGAAAGTCCCGACCGAGCTGATCAAAAACCCCAAATCTCGGCGAAGGATACCGGACTATCTCAGCTACGACGATGTACAGAAGATACTGGCCTCTTTCAAACCGACCAATCTGGGAAGGAGGAACAAGGCGATAGTGGCCAGCATGTATTTCTGTGGTTTGCGCGTGAGTGAAGTCTGCCATCTCACCCTGAGCGACCTGCGACTAGGAGAGAACCCGGCGATACGTGTTCAGAGCGGTAAGGGAAACAGGGACCGTGAAGTACCGGTTAACGAACAGATGCAATCGATAATACTCGAGTACCTCGAGATAAGGCCAACATTTCCCAACAGCGAAAACGAGGAGCATCTCTTTATCGGAACTAGGGGAGGGCCAACATCCAGAAAATTGATCCCAAAAATGTTGAATACACATGTAAAAGGGGTCTTCCCTGAAAGAAAAGTAAATCCGCATTTATTCAGACACAGCTTTGCAACTCACCTTCTTCAAAAGGGTGCAAGTATAAAAACAGTTCAGGAACTACTTGGACATGTAAATCTAGCAACAACAAGTATATACTTGCATATTACTGACAAAGAAAAGAGAGAAGCAGTTGAATTGTTATCAGATTAA
- a CDS encoding carbohydrate kinase family protein: MRISVVGNINIDLNAVIGDSVNSEENRIKKLGLSSGGSAANTAIMLSRLGRKVFLQGAVGDDLFGEYLIERCSRERVETGYVKVLTGGTGLCFAVIGGQGQRHLYTYRGVNEKYETVAGGFDFYHFAGISTGQLSMILNSLNIERFSYNPGGIVTFERPHEVSKLAESAEVLFLNETEWAFISPFLNRMNTVVVTMGVAGSRIEKGPAVKAFPVEAVDTTGAGDAFNAGFLHAYLSGKQGDECLKVGNLLGAIVTMQVGAVPEFDYGYILEKSELYKVEL, from the coding sequence TTGAGAATTTCAGTCGTTGGAAACATAAACATAGACTTGAACGCAGTAATAGGAGACAGCGTTAACAGTGAGGAAAACAGAATAAAAAAGCTGGGCCTCTCTTCTGGAGGAAGCGCGGCTAACACGGCGATTATGCTCTCGCGCCTTGGAAGGAAAGTCTTTCTGCAAGGGGCTGTGGGAGATGATCTCTTCGGAGAGTACCTTATCGAAAGGTGTTCACGTGAGAGAGTCGAGACCGGGTATGTCAAAGTGCTTACTGGCGGAACGGGCCTTTGCTTTGCAGTTATCGGCGGGCAAGGGCAACGACATCTGTACACTTATCGCGGCGTGAACGAGAAATACGAAACGGTTGCCGGAGGATTCGATTTCTACCATTTCGCAGGCATTTCCACCGGTCAGCTGTCGATGATACTGAACTCTCTGAACATAGAAAGGTTTTCCTACAACCCCGGCGGCATTGTGACCTTCGAAAGACCTCACGAGGTCTCAAAACTCGCCGAAAGTGCTGAAGTTCTTTTCTTAAATGAAACGGAGTGGGCCTTTATTTCACCTTTCCTGAACAGAATGAACACGGTTGTGGTGACTATGGGCGTGGCCGGTTCGAGGATCGAGAAGGGTCCCGCGGTAAAGGCCTTCCCCGTAGAAGCCGTGGATACCACCGGCGCCGGAGACGCCTTCAACGCCGGTTTTCTCCATGCATATCTCTCCGGAAAGCAAGGTGACGAATGTCTGAAAGTCGGAAATCTTCTTGGCGCGATTGTCACTATGCAAGTCGGCGCCGTACCTGAATTTGATTACGGGTATATACTAGAAAAATCTGAATTGTACAAAGTAGAGTTGTGA
- a CDS encoding glycoside hydrolase family 1 protein: protein MVAFPEGFLWGVSTAGHQIEGGNKYSDWYEWEKKGKVKGGETSETACGSWERFERDIKALEELGVKAYRYSIEWARIEPESGKFDEDALERYAGFTKELVSKGIHPVVTLNHFVLPLWFARMGGWEKSENLVHFEKFVRKVVQSIGQYVHYWVTVNEPNVYASMSYLLGEWPPQKKDIELTRKVLTNLIYAHTMAYDAIKSSVPTAMVSIALNMMPFLPFRNWHPADLVAARLLGKLYNYSFVDSIKLGRLARPLGNDETAPEINGKIDFLGINYYSRTFVKYFRPFPQLLNGQEFERTDMGYEFFPQGLEGVVFKAYKRYRLPIMITENGIADSTDKKRWPYIDGALQALAKSMKRGAKVFGYLYWSLMDNFEWKEGYSMKFGLYETVRDTMELKARPSAESFRRFISENR, encoded by the coding sequence ATGGTTGCGTTTCCTGAAGGATTTCTGTGGGGTGTTTCAACGGCAGGTCATCAGATAGAAGGCGGAAACAAGTACTCGGATTGGTACGAGTGGGAAAAGAAGGGAAAGGTTAAAGGTGGGGAGACTTCCGAGACAGCCTGTGGAAGCTGGGAGCGCTTTGAGAGAGATATCAAGGCTCTTGAGGAACTCGGGGTGAAGGCTTACCGTTACTCTATAGAATGGGCAAGAATCGAACCGGAAAGCGGCAAATTCGACGAAGACGCCCTTGAAAGGTACGCTGGCTTCACAAAAGAACTCGTAAGTAAGGGTATCCATCCAGTGGTGACACTGAACCACTTCGTTCTGCCGCTGTGGTTCGCCAGGATGGGCGGCTGGGAGAAGAGTGAAAACCTGGTCCATTTCGAGAAGTTCGTCAGAAAGGTTGTCCAATCTATAGGCCAATACGTTCATTACTGGGTGACCGTCAACGAGCCTAACGTTTATGCCTCTATGTCGTATCTGCTGGGAGAATGGCCACCGCAAAAAAAAGACATTGAGCTGACCCGTAAGGTTTTGACGAACCTTATTTATGCGCATACGATGGCTTACGACGCAATAAAGTCATCGGTTCCCACGGCCATGGTGAGCATCGCGCTAAACATGATGCCCTTCCTTCCCTTTAGGAACTGGCATCCAGCGGACCTTGTCGCCGCAAGACTTCTGGGAAAACTATACAATTACTCTTTCGTCGATTCTATAAAACTTGGCAGGTTGGCCAGGCCGCTGGGGAATGACGAAACCGCACCGGAGATAAATGGAAAGATCGACTTTCTCGGTATAAATTATTACAGCCGCACCTTCGTCAAGTATTTTAGACCCTTTCCACAATTGCTCAACGGTCAGGAATTCGAGAGGACGGATATGGGTTACGAATTCTTCCCGCAGGGTCTGGAAGGAGTGGTTTTCAAAGCTTACAAAAGATACCGCTTGCCAATAATGATAACGGAAAACGGGATAGCCGACTCCACCGATAAAAAGCGCTGGCCCTACATCGATGGTGCTCTCCAGGCACTCGCCAAATCGATGAAAAGAGGAGCGAAGGTCTTCGGTTATCTTTACTGGTCGTTGATGGATAATTTCGAATGGAAGGAAGGTTATTCGATGAAATTCGGTCTCTACGAAACCGTTCGCGACACAATGGAACTCAAGGCCAGACCGAGCGCCGAAAGTTTCAGACGTTTCATCTCCGAAAACCGATGA
- a CDS encoding sodium-translocating pyrophosphatase: MELISALIAVAVSLFSVILGIYLFRWVGRYPVGSERMREIGEAIREGADAFLKKEYVILAFFSIAICTLLAIFLSISSAIAFLIGAISSGVAGLLGMKVALKANVRTATAADREGLEKAFLIAFRGGSVMGLLVVGLALAGVSVIYGITLKAEILLSFSFGASILSLFAKAGGGIYTKTADISADLVGKVEIGIPEDDPRNPAVIADNVGDNVGDVAGMGADLFDSYVASIVAAMVLGETLGVKMVVLPLILASVGILSSLAGVFSVRVRGEKNPGRALDLGTYITSAIFALATLVISMVLSYDLKFWGASMAGLVAGTVIGFTTDYFTSIDRHFVKRTAKASQSGAAITILTGYSYGLMSLLPSLVGIGVASGIAFALCGVYGIAISAVSMLAIVGMIISSDAYGPIVDNAKGISEQSGLSEKVISLTDKLDAAGNTSKAITKGFAIGAAGLTVIALLATYQERVAAITGQSITFDLMNPLVMLGLLTGLCVPALFSAMIMLGVSKNAFRMIAEIRRQFKEIKGLSEGTTRPDYARCVEIATTGALKELMLPSLISIGITLLIAFIGGIHALGGFLGGAILSGLFNALLMANSGGMWDNSKKYIEDGAFGGKGSDAHKAAIIGDTVGDPFKDTAGPSPLNTLITVLSLVASLISPLVILYAVFK, encoded by the coding sequence ATGGAACTTATTTCTGCACTGATAGCCGTGGCGGTTTCCCTGTTTTCGGTAATTCTTGGTATCTATCTCTTTCGCTGGGTCGGCAGGTACCCAGTCGGTAGCGAGCGAATGCGGGAAATAGGCGAGGCGATCCGCGAGGGAGCTGATGCCTTTCTCAAGAAGGAATACGTGATACTAGCCTTCTTCTCGATCGCGATCTGCACCCTTCTAGCGATTTTTTTGAGTATCTCTTCCGCGATCGCCTTTTTGATCGGAGCTATCTCTTCTGGCGTTGCAGGCCTGCTCGGAATGAAAGTGGCACTCAAGGCCAATGTTCGTACAGCAACGGCGGCGGACCGCGAGGGCCTCGAAAAGGCTTTTCTGATAGCTTTTCGGGGTGGTTCAGTGATGGGTCTGCTTGTGGTGGGACTGGCACTTGCCGGTGTGAGTGTGATTTACGGTATAACTCTGAAGGCGGAAATACTTCTTAGCTTCAGCTTCGGGGCGAGTATTCTTTCGCTTTTTGCCAAGGCCGGTGGAGGTATCTACACAAAAACGGCCGATATAAGCGCCGATCTCGTAGGCAAGGTCGAAATAGGAATTCCCGAAGACGACCCTAGAAATCCTGCCGTCATCGCAGACAACGTCGGTGACAACGTGGGAGACGTGGCCGGTATGGGAGCCGATCTTTTCGATTCTTACGTGGCCAGCATCGTAGCCGCGATGGTCCTCGGAGAGACTCTGGGAGTGAAGATGGTAGTCCTGCCGCTTATTCTGGCATCGGTCGGGATCCTCTCCTCACTGGCCGGAGTCTTCAGCGTCCGTGTCAGAGGGGAGAAGAATCCAGGACGTGCTCTGGACCTTGGAACCTATATCACCTCGGCGATTTTCGCTCTGGCAACGCTTGTGATCTCGATGGTGCTTTCTTACGACCTGAAATTCTGGGGTGCCTCGATGGCCGGTCTAGTAGCCGGAACGGTGATAGGCTTCACCACAGATTACTTCACTTCCATCGACAGACACTTCGTGAAGAGAACGGCCAAAGCCTCGCAATCGGGGGCGGCTATCACTATTCTGACGGGTTACTCATACGGATTGATGAGTCTTCTTCCATCGTTGGTGGGAATCGGCGTAGCTTCCGGCATAGCCTTTGCCCTGTGCGGAGTTTACGGAATAGCCATAAGCGCTGTCTCCATGCTCGCAATTGTTGGGATGATAATCTCTAGCGACGCTTACGGTCCTATTGTGGACAACGCCAAAGGTATCTCCGAACAGTCCGGACTGAGCGAGAAAGTCATATCTCTGACCGATAAGCTCGATGCTGCCGGAAATACCTCGAAAGCCATTACTAAAGGCTTTGCGATAGGGGCGGCAGGACTCACAGTCATAGCGCTTCTGGCAACTTACCAGGAACGAGTGGCAGCCATCACCGGCCAGAGCATAACCTTCGATCTCATGAATCCGCTGGTGATGCTCGGCCTTCTGACAGGTCTTTGCGTTCCCGCACTCTTTTCAGCCATGATAATGCTGGGTGTCAGCAAAAACGCCTTCAGGATGATAGCCGAGATCAGGCGGCAGTTCAAAGAGATCAAGGGTCTCAGTGAAGGAACTACCAGACCAGATTATGCGCGGTGTGTAGAGATAGCCACGACCGGCGCCTTGAAGGAACTGATGCTTCCCAGTCTGATCTCGATCGGAATAACACTACTGATAGCCTTCATAGGCGGGATACACGCTCTGGGAGGCTTTTTGGGCGGAGCTATCCTCTCGGGACTGTTCAACGCATTGCTGATGGCCAACAGTGGAGGTATGTGGGACAACTCGAAGAAATACATAGAGGACGGCGCTTTCGGCGGAAAGGGATCCGACGCGCACAAGGCAGCCATAATCGGCGACACTGTGGGAGACCCCTTCAAAGACACCGCCGGCCCTTCCCCCCTGAACACACTCATTACGGTTCTATCTCTAGTAGCCTCTTTGATAAGCCCGTTGGTTATTCTCTACGCTGTTTTCAAGTGA
- the yihA gene encoding ribosome biogenesis GTP-binding protein YihA/YsxC: MIKSVELCRTVFKSGEYPPPLEREIAFAGRSNVGKSSLLNSLFGRKLAHTSSTPGKTRSINFYTVNGSVYFVDLPGYGYAKASIKEKEKWERLIIDYFDSRKSLSLLAVLMDSRHPFQAVDRQMLEWVIYYSLPYLVVLTKADKLSRSQQSITLKSVKDGLSECGALPPVFMVSAEKRQGIEELVNTLL; the protein is encoded by the coding sequence GTGATAAAGAGTGTTGAGCTGTGCAGAACGGTCTTCAAATCAGGAGAGTACCCGCCTCCGCTGGAAAGGGAGATAGCCTTTGCCGGCCGGTCTAACGTCGGCAAGTCTTCGCTTCTCAACTCCCTTTTCGGTAGAAAACTGGCCCACACGAGTTCGACTCCGGGCAAGACCCGTTCGATAAACTTCTACACCGTCAACGGGTCGGTCTATTTCGTGGACCTACCCGGTTATGGTTATGCAAAGGCTTCCATAAAGGAGAAGGAGAAGTGGGAGAGACTCATAATCGATTACTTCGATTCGAGAAAGTCTCTATCGCTCCTGGCAGTCCTCATGGACAGCCGCCATCCCTTTCAGGCCGTTGACAGGCAGATGCTGGAATGGGTTATATACTACTCCCTGCCTTACCTGGTCGTTCTGACGAAGGCCGACAAGCTTTCGAGAAGCCAGCAATCCATAACCCTCAAGTCCGTCAAAGACGGTCTATCGGAGTGTGGAGCTCTGCCCCCTGTGTTCATGGTTTCGGCCGAAAAGAGACAGGGAATCGAAGAATTGGTGAACACGCTCCTCTGA
- the lon gene encoding endopeptidase La, producing MAQKFELLEKAAIRSERKIEIPDILPAIPTRTNMLIYPSSVMPLYVGREKSLSALEESIGKYDQLVFLVSQRDITKEEPELGDLFEVGTIGRIVQLMKMPDGNYKILVEGLARAKISGVVEEENALIVKLESLKSRARKSKMLEALVRKVKELTQKYVSMSRRFPEEALMALEDTSNADKFADFVSSIVPFALEEKQKLLEEVEPVERLKTLMELLSREIEILSLEEELDKRVKEKIEQGQKEYYLREKMRAIQEELEGEEDEEIKELKERAASPDLSDEVREKAEQEISRLEKMSPYSAEATVVRTYLDWLLNLPWSLETEDEIKIKDVRRTLDSNHYGLQDVKERILEFLAARKYSEKLRAPILCLVGPPGVGKTSLGRSVAEAMGRKFGRISLGGMRDEAEIRGHRRTYVGALPGRIMQMIRKLGSKNPVIVLDEVDKMGISFQGDPASALLEVLDPEQNSNFTDHFLEVSFDLSRVLFITTANVLYSIPDALRDRMEVIEIPGYTESEKYHIAKDHILPKLLDEYNMKDGSFKITGSAIKGTIRDYTREAGVRQLDRNLGKIIRKAILKMAEGEGSINVGVNDLGEFLGIPLFKDSDFRKKPEVGVVTGLAWTPVGGEIMYIEVLPVPGKGKLIITGQLGDVMKESAQIATSLAKKLCDGEKYADIFEKRDFHIHVPEGAVPKDGPSAGITLTTAFISAVSGRKVRNDIAMTGEITLRGKVLPIGGLKEKLMAAYRSQMKTVIIPLANKRDLEKVPEEIKSRLEFVFVEDILEVLQVALLDKGD from the coding sequence GTGGCACAAAAATTCGAATTACTTGAGAAAGCAGCAATTAGAAGCGAGAGAAAGATAGAGATACCCGATATATTGCCAGCGATTCCGACGAGAACCAATATGTTGATATATCCCTCTTCAGTGATGCCGCTCTACGTAGGGAGGGAGAAGTCTCTTTCGGCGCTCGAAGAATCGATCGGCAAGTACGATCAGCTGGTCTTCCTGGTGTCTCAGAGAGATATAACCAAAGAGGAACCGGAACTGGGCGATCTCTTCGAAGTCGGTACTATAGGCCGCATCGTCCAGTTGATGAAGATGCCCGATGGCAATTACAAGATCCTGGTCGAGGGACTGGCCCGGGCTAAGATCTCGGGGGTAGTCGAAGAGGAGAACGCTCTGATTGTAAAGCTTGAGAGCCTTAAGTCCAGAGCCAGAAAGAGCAAGATGCTGGAGGCACTGGTTCGCAAGGTCAAGGAGCTGACGCAGAAATACGTTTCGATGAGCCGTAGGTTCCCGGAAGAAGCCCTGATGGCTCTCGAAGACACTTCCAACGCTGACAAGTTTGCCGATTTCGTCTCTTCGATCGTTCCCTTCGCTCTGGAGGAGAAGCAGAAGTTGCTAGAAGAAGTCGAACCTGTCGAGAGACTGAAGACACTTATGGAACTTCTGAGTCGTGAGATAGAGATCCTCTCGCTCGAAGAGGAGCTGGATAAGCGTGTGAAGGAGAAGATTGAACAGGGTCAGAAGGAGTACTATCTTCGTGAAAAAATGCGTGCGATTCAGGAGGAACTCGAAGGCGAGGAAGATGAAGAGATAAAGGAATTGAAGGAAAGGGCTGCTTCCCCCGACCTGTCTGACGAAGTTCGCGAGAAGGCCGAACAGGAAATATCCAGATTGGAGAAGATGTCTCCCTACTCGGCTGAGGCGACGGTGGTGAGAACGTATCTGGATTGGTTGCTTAACCTTCCCTGGTCTCTGGAGACGGAGGATGAGATAAAGATAAAAGATGTGCGCAGAACGTTGGACAGCAACCATTACGGATTGCAGGACGTCAAGGAAAGGATACTGGAGTTCCTGGCTGCCAGAAAGTACTCGGAAAAACTCAGGGCTCCCATACTCTGTCTGGTAGGGCCTCCAGGCGTTGGCAAGACCTCTCTGGGGCGATCGGTGGCCGAGGCAATGGGCAGAAAGTTCGGAAGAATATCTCTGGGCGGCATGAGAGATGAGGCCGAAATACGTGGCCACAGGAGGACCTACGTCGGCGCCCTTCCTGGCAGGATAATGCAGATGATCCGAAAGCTCGGTTCGAAGAACCCAGTGATTGTGCTGGATGAAGTCGACAAAATGGGAATAAGCTTCCAGGGCGACCCGGCTTCGGCATTATTGGAGGTTCTCGATCCCGAGCAAAACAGCAATTTCACCGATCATTTCCTGGAGGTATCCTTCGATCTCTCCAGGGTGTTGTTCATAACTACGGCGAATGTTCTATACTCCATACCCGATGCCCTCAGGGACAGGATGGAGGTCATCGAGATACCCGGATATACCGAGTCGGAGAAGTATCATATCGCCAAAGATCATATACTGCCCAAGCTGCTCGACGAATACAACATGAAGGATGGAAGCTTCAAAATCACCGGATCGGCGATAAAGGGAACGATAAGAGATTATACCAGAGAGGCCGGTGTGAGGCAGCTCGATCGTAACCTGGGAAAGATAATCAGGAAGGCTATCCTGAAGATGGCCGAAGGTGAGGGGAGTATAAACGTAGGGGTGAACGATCTCGGCGAATTCCTGGGAATACCGCTCTTCAAGGACAGCGATTTCCGAAAGAAGCCCGAGGTAGGCGTGGTAACAGGACTCGCTTGGACTCCCGTCGGAGGGGAGATCATGTACATTGAGGTGCTCCCCGTGCCGGGGAAGGGAAAGCTCATCATCACCGGCCAGCTTGGCGATGTTATGAAGGAATCGGCGCAGATCGCCACCTCGCTCGCCAAAAAACTCTGCGATGGTGAAAAGTATGCCGATATCTTCGAGAAGAGGGACTTCCATATACATGTTCCGGAGGGAGCCGTTCCCAAGGATGGGCCCAGTGCCGGTATAACTCTTACTACAGCCTTCATTTCGGCTGTTTCCGGCAGGAAGGTCAGGAACGATATCGCAATGACTGGCGAGATAACCCTTCGGGGAAAGGTTCTGCCGATAGGCGGATTGAAAGAGAAGCTGATGGCCGCTTACCGTTCCCAAATGAAGACGGTGATCATACCCCTGGCTAACAAACGGGATCTGGAAAAGGTTCCCGAAGAGATAAAATCCCGGCTGGAGTTCGTTTTCGTGGAGGATATCCTGGAAGTCCTCCAAGTCGCTCTGCTGGACAAAGGTGATTGA
- the tsaE gene encoding tRNA (adenosine(37)-N6)-threonylcarbamoyltransferase complex ATPase subunit type 1 TsaE, with protein sequence MERSTEKIYELGKMNIDQLLKLAGEIGERLCGGETILLYGDLGTGKTTFVRGLARGLRIEERLVRSPTFNIINTYPGRLILVHADLYRLGNQRELLDLDLEDLGDDNTVMAIEWPEMYRPFVELPCLIVKLKHWSENERVVSLSSLDEKTDGLLSFLK encoded by the coding sequence GTGGAAAGAAGCACTGAGAAGATCTATGAACTGGGAAAGATGAATATAGACCAGTTGTTGAAACTGGCCGGTGAGATCGGCGAAAGACTCTGCGGAGGAGAGACGATACTTCTTTACGGTGATCTGGGCACTGGAAAGACGACTTTTGTGAGGGGACTGGCCAGAGGGTTGAGAATCGAAGAGAGGCTGGTTAGAAGTCCGACGTTCAACATTATCAACACATATCCCGGCAGGTTGATTTTAGTTCACGCCGATCTCTACAGACTGGGTAATCAAAGAGAATTGCTGGATCTCGACCTCGAAGATCTCGGCGACGATAACACGGTTATGGCTATCGAGTGGCCCGAAATGTACAGACCCTTCGTGGAATTGCCGTGTCTGATAGTAAAACTTAAGCACTGGAGCGAAAATGAAAGAGTCGTGTCCCTGTCATCGCTCGATGAGAAAACCGATGGATTGCTCTCTTTTTTGAAATGA